The following coding sequences are from one Elusimicrobium minutum Pei191 window:
- a CDS encoding glycosyltransferase family 9 protein produces the protein MEKFNRLKLDSAQTKAIINMRKEKSVFIALAVKAERLRKQLKKSSKNLFKKTAPKEDKLCVLVHVRGGIGDVAMSRVFMSKLHLALPNAKIDFCFDSKEVFNMIFLDGKFTVSFVLRNYNPKNYDLVIAGSHSFSFDYYEEERIKKLAPGFWQTFQKGLAMQKILDVYTHNPPQLDGLLAHSTVRYGSARVANLGLSTGLDIKQNDRAPIELKEDGFKILKTLGLEGKKYITIHDGTNSNTDISKGYPPRAWPKEHWREFTRLFKAAFPDITVVQIGGSNSTVFDFVDVSIVGKTRVADLPYILQKSVLHIDTESGMVHLAHLLDTICVVMFGPSIKEYLAYERNINITAPSCGNCMNITGDWISRCILNKPQSKACMASITPQTVFERAQAYLKNAEKKDLTQINYSIEDKTALFALQTEGLINYCAVKSGIVRVAYKLDDFKRALNQKRKNIKRDIQYFFGKKDKRNILKVLIHTRGGIGDLCMNGRFFAQIKNALPEAEITLCHEKRNVIETLFSGGGAISDFTGNRYKRKDYDLVLSGSHVYNFDFYKLGRIKKLAPGFLPVFERALQRQKAFRSFHLYGSLLDGILSNFALDNGFNNFNIMGFSAGLDTELPAWEPFKNKLNRDVLQKYGLKEKEYITVHDGIGDCLAGGHNRPTRSWPQENWEGLILKLKQKYPQYKIVQLGAGDNPFFKGVDINLINKTAFSELPSLLQGSKLHFDVESGMSHMAGICGAHSIIMYGSSSEQYFSYPSNINIHAKNCGNCMWILQEWLNECVLKNNPQCMQTIAVEEVFSSAQKTLGV, from the coding sequence ATGGAAAAATTTAACCGTTTAAAATTAGACAGCGCGCAAACAAAAGCTATCATTAATATGCGTAAGGAAAAAAGCGTTTTTATTGCTCTAGCGGTTAAGGCTGAAAGGCTTCGCAAACAATTAAAAAAATCATCTAAAAACCTTTTTAAAAAAACGGCCCCAAAAGAAGATAAACTTTGCGTTTTGGTTCATGTGCGCGGCGGCATTGGTGACGTAGCCATGAGCAGGGTTTTTATGAGTAAACTGCATTTGGCGCTGCCTAATGCCAAGATCGATTTTTGTTTTGACAGTAAAGAAGTTTTTAACATGATTTTTCTTGACGGTAAATTTACCGTCAGTTTCGTTTTGCGTAATTACAACCCTAAAAATTATGATTTGGTTATAGCGGGTTCACACAGTTTTTCTTTTGATTATTACGAAGAAGAAAGAATAAAAAAACTTGCGCCCGGTTTTTGGCAGACTTTCCAAAAAGGTCTTGCCATGCAAAAAATTTTAGATGTTTACACTCATAATCCCCCGCAGCTTGACGGATTGCTGGCGCACTCCACGGTGCGTTACGGTTCCGCGCGCGTTGCAAACCTTGGACTTTCAACGGGCCTTGATATTAAACAAAATGACCGCGCGCCGATTGAGCTTAAAGAAGACGGCTTTAAAATTCTTAAAACTTTAGGGCTTGAAGGTAAAAAATATATTACTATTCACGACGGGACCAATAGCAATACAGATATTTCCAAAGGTTATCCGCCGCGCGCCTGGCCCAAAGAACATTGGCGTGAGTTTACGCGTCTTTTTAAAGCCGCTTTCCCTGATATAACTGTTGTGCAAATAGGTGGGAGTAACAGCACTGTTTTTGATTTTGTTGATGTTTCTATAGTAGGTAAAACACGCGTTGCCGATTTGCCTTATATTTTGCAAAAAAGCGTTTTGCATATTGATACGGAAAGCGGCATGGTGCATCTTGCCCACTTGCTTGATACCATTTGTGTGGTAATGTTTGGCCCTTCCATAAAAGAATATCTTGCCTATGAGCGAAATATCAATATTACCGCGCCTTCCTGCGGCAACTGTATGAATATAACAGGTGATTGGATAAGCCGCTGTATTTTAAATAAGCCGCAGTCTAAAGCCTGCATGGCTTCAATAACGCCGCAAACTGTTTTTGAACGCGCGCAGGCCTATCTTAAAAACGCAGAGAAAAAGGATTTAACGCAAATCAACTACTCTATTGAAGATAAAACCGCTTTATTTGCCTTACAGACGGAAGGTTTAATAAACTATTGCGCCGTTAAAAGCGGCATTGTAAGGGTTGCTTATAAGTTAGACGATTTTAAACGCGCGCTTAACCAAAAACGCAAAAATATTAAACGTGATATACAATACTTTTTTGGTAAAAAAGATAAGCGAAATATTTTAAAAGTGCTTATTCACACCCGCGGCGGAATTGGGGATCTTTGTATGAACGGGCGCTTTTTTGCCCAAATTAAAAACGCTTTGCCTGAGGCGGAAATTACCCTTTGCCATGAAAAGCGCAATGTTATAGAAACGCTTTTTTCCGGCGGCGGGGCTATATCTGATTTTACAGGCAACAGATATAAAAGAAAAGATTATGATTTGGTGTTAAGCGGCTCACATGTTTATAACTTTGATTTTTATAAACTTGGCAGAATTAAAAAACTAGCTCCCGGTTTTTTGCCTGTTTTTGAGCGTGCTTTACAAAGGCAAAAAGCATTCCGCTCTTTTCACCTTTACGGTTCTCTTTTAGACGGAATTTTATCAAATTTCGCGCTTGATAACGGTTTTAACAATTTTAATATAATGGGGTTTTCCGCGGGCTTGGACACGGAACTTCCCGCATGGGAACCTTTTAAAAACAAATTAAACCGTGATGTTTTGCAAAAATACGGTTTGAAAGAAAAGGAATATATTACCGTTCATGACGGTATAGGTGATTGCTTGGCAGGGGGGCATAATCGTCCCACCCGTTCCTGGCCGCAGGAAAATTGGGAAGGCCTTATATTAAAACTTAAACAAAAATACCCGCAGTATAAAATAGTGCAGTTAGGAGCTGGGGATAATCCTTTTTTTAAAGGCGTTGATATAAATTTAATTAACAAGACAGCTTTTTCCGAGCTGCCGTCTTTGCTGCAAGGGTCTAAACTTCATTTTGACGTTGAGTCAGGCATGTCCCACATGGCCGGGATATGCGGCGCGCATTCAATAATTATGTATGGTTCTTCTTCAGAACAATATTTTTCTTATCCTTCCAATATAAATATTCACGCTAAAAACTGCGGTAACTGTATGTGGATTTTGCAGGAATGGCTTAATGAATGTGTGCTTAAAAATAACCCGCAATGTATGCAGACTATAGCCGTTGAAGAGGTTTTTTCTTCCGCGCAAAAAACGCTTGGCGTTTAA
- a CDS encoding DUF6339 family protein has translation MGILLGLKQHIDQKNGVSSDKFRDCIKYLRRYSAVTSIDYLSSEEISKITLDFLSNN, from the coding sequence ATGGGTATCTTATTAGGTCTAAAACAGCATATTGACCAAAAAAATGGGGTTTCTTCCGATAAATTTCGTGATTGCATCAAATACTTAAGGCGCTACTCTGCCGTTACATCAATAGATTATCTTTCTTCAGAAGAAATTTCTAAAATTACATTGGACTTTTTAAGCAATAATTAA
- a CDS encoding DUF6339 family protein yields MISSPGISLSDTKKNIQDLENAKRLYEAFKGLSPLQANTRYLCSYLSHVNYREYVINRWISSHNNEDSGEGVLKRIKNRFFVTDKKSLIRMNAISRLWWAGYLTCDENNSADKYHLTRTLFTGQQISADLLDTPFCVNKDVVKWVSY; encoded by the coding sequence ATGATTTCGTCACCAGGGATTTCCTTATCTGATACGAAAAAAAACATCCAGGATTTAGAAAATGCAAAACGACTTTATGAAGCATTTAAAGGCCTATCTCCATTGCAGGCAAATACAAGATATTTATGCTCATATCTGTCACATGTTAATTATCGTGAGTATGTTATAAATCGATGGATTTCTTCCCATAATAACGAAGATTCAGGGGAAGGGGTCTTAAAAAGAATAAAAAACAGATTTTTTGTTACCGATAAAAAATCTTTAATAAGGATGAATGCTATTTCAAGATTATGGTGGGCAGGCTATTTAACTTGCGACGAGAATAACTCCGCAGATAAATATCATCTTACCAGGACTTTGTTTACTGGGCAGCAAATATCAGCAGATTTATTGGATACTCCTTTTTGTGTAAATAAAGATGTTGTAAAATGGGTATCTTATTAG
- a CDS encoding enhanced serine sensitivity protein SseB C-terminal domain-containing protein, protein MGIFNFLKKKPIQPDLYEALKKAASDPIYQGTFYDLLLEAMLIVIYPKEDGTDRKTFQKGDKIAFIAFNDGKIPIFTSKERIFDNNVVKEKQNIYEIKGRDLFENAKGATFVLNPYSDHGKFLLPNEIESILSEQPRPGLSKQIKIDNPMKVLIGAPAKYPHDMLNALKDLFSTKLEVEAAYIGWIFNPATKEPPHYIFCIEAKGDIKPLTNEAGYIVSKFIGKSEFVDFIQKDGKAVLLDYFNTIEPFYKK, encoded by the coding sequence ATGGGAATATTTAATTTTTTGAAAAAGAAACCAATCCAGCCAGATTTATATGAGGCCCTAAAAAAGGCCGCAAGTGATCCCATATATCAGGGAACATTTTATGACTTGTTATTGGAAGCTATGCTGATAGTAATTTACCCCAAAGAAGATGGGACTGATAGAAAAACTTTTCAAAAAGGTGATAAAATTGCCTTTATTGCGTTTAATGATGGAAAAATCCCTATATTCACCTCAAAGGAACGTATTTTTGATAATAATGTTGTTAAAGAAAAACAAAATATATACGAAATAAAAGGCAGAGATTTGTTTGAAAATGCAAAAGGAGCAACCTTTGTTTTGAATCCTTATTCGGATCATGGTAAATTTCTACTTCCAAATGAAATTGAATCCATCCTCAGCGAACAGCCACGACCAGGATTATCCAAACAAATTAAAATTGATAACCCTATGAAAGTATTAATAGGTGCTCCGGCAAAATATCCGCATGATATGCTTAATGCTTTAAAAGATCTTTTCTCAACTAAGCTAGAAGTTGAGGCGGCGTACATAGGATGGATTTTTAATCCGGCTACTAAGGAACCCCCTCACTATATTTTTTGCATAGAAGCAAAGGGAGATATAAAACCCTTAACTAACGAAGCGGGCTATATTGTGTCAAAATTTATTGGTAAGAGTGAATTTGTAGATTTTATACAAAAAGACGGCAAGGCGGTGTTGTTAGATTATTTCAACACGATAGAACCTTTTTATAAAAAATAA
- a CDS encoding HTH domain-containing protein, with amino-acid sequence MKKEQDIKRLTRIVKLLNILSSGKLVVAEVAMELNVSVRTIQRDIRTIEDAGFPIYDEKPGQIAHRRKYFW; translated from the coding sequence ATGAAAAAAGAACAAGATATAAAACGCCTCACACGTATAGTGAAACTACTCAACATTTTATCTTCAGGGAAGCTGGTTGTTGCCGAAGTTGCTATGGAATTGAATGTGTCCGTTCGCACAATCCAAAGAGATATTAGAACCATAGAAGACGCAGGCTTTCCCATATATGATGAGAAGCCGGGGCAAATAGCGCATAGGCGGAAGTATTTTTGGTAA
- a CDS encoding carboxymuconolactone decarboxylase family protein, whose protein sequence is MENIKLKNLTLIMAVLISVLSFSYIAQSVELQALTPRQQSIAKIAALTAVGDLDKLNKALHEGLDNKLTINEIKEVLIQMYAYSGFPRSLNAINTFIGVLEDRKAKGIKDVLGPEAKAVSSSKSKFDTGAENLAKLTGAKTVTKNTSAYALFAPASHHIWESLRLLWF, encoded by the coding sequence ATGGAAAATATAAAATTAAAAAATCTTACACTAATAATGGCCGTACTTATTTCCGTACTCTCATTTTCTTACATAGCACAATCAGTTGAACTGCAAGCATTAACGCCAAGACAGCAAAGTATAGCTAAAATAGCAGCTTTAACAGCCGTCGGGGATCTAGATAAACTTAACAAAGCGCTACATGAAGGGTTGGATAATAAACTTACAATTAATGAAATCAAAGAAGTTCTGATACAAATGTACGCTTACAGCGGATTTCCCAGAAGTTTAAACGCTATTAATACTTTTATTGGTGTTTTAGAGGACAGAAAAGCAAAAGGGATAAAAGATGTTTTGGGGCCAGAAGCAAAAGCCGTGTCTTCAAGTAAAAGCAAATTTGATACAGGGGCAGAAAATTTGGCTAAATTGACAGGCGCAAAAACAGTTACCAAAAATACTTCCGCCTATGCGCTATTTGCCCCGGCTTCTCATCATATATGGGAAAGCCTGCGTCTTCTATGGTTCTAA
- a CDS encoding alpha/beta hydrolase → MNLKLILIVVAAAVLTSSIVWGVYKICKGTTTAAHLTFRQSDSVRMEKVIFKNRIGIEIAGHMYMPKNIDKNKKHPAIVVGHTFTGVKEQTSGLHAQKLAEMGFVTLAFDASFWGESGGQPRNIEIPDIRIEDFIAAVDFLSTQSLVDAGRIGLLGICGGGGYVVSAAAIDHRVKAVATVSMYDLGRARRQGLGDAISYEQRMKTLDLIGDLRTKEFRGEKRTDTLGVPASITDKDTENTREFYDYYRTPRAQHPNTDTAYSLVSQAAMMNFFPFIQIETISPRPLLFIVGERAVSAYFSEDAYSKAAQPKELYVVPGASHVDLYDRPEYMKLTIPKLDSFFKQNLK, encoded by the coding sequence ATGAATCTTAAACTAATACTAATAGTAGTAGCGGCGGCGGTTTTAACAAGTTCTATAGTATGGGGTGTATATAAAATATGTAAGGGGACAACAACGGCGGCTCATCTTACATTCCGGCAGAGCGATAGTGTGCGAATGGAAAAAGTTATATTTAAAAACAGAATTGGCATAGAAATAGCGGGACATATGTATATGCCAAAAAATATTGATAAAAATAAAAAACATCCCGCAATTGTTGTTGGCCATACTTTTACCGGTGTTAAGGAGCAAACGTCAGGCCTGCATGCACAAAAATTGGCGGAAATGGGCTTTGTTACTCTTGCTTTTGACGCTTCATTTTGGGGTGAAAGCGGCGGGCAGCCGCGCAATATAGAAATACCTGATATCCGCATAGAGGACTTTATTGCGGCGGTAGATTTTTTAAGCACCCAATCTTTAGTTGATGCAGGACGCATCGGTCTTTTGGGTATTTGCGGAGGCGGCGGATATGTGGTAAGTGCGGCGGCTATTGACCATAGAGTTAAAGCTGTTGCTACAGTAAGCATGTATGACTTGGGCCGCGCACGCAGGCAGGGCCTTGGCGACGCTATCTCCTACGAACAACGCATGAAAACGCTTGACCTTATAGGCGATTTACGCACAAAGGAATTTAGAGGGGAAAAACGTACCGATACTCTTGGCGTTCCTGCCAGTATTACTGATAAAGATACAGAAAACACCCGTGAGTTTTATGACTATTACCGCACGCCCCGTGCGCAACACCCAAATACGGATACCGCATACTCTTTAGTAAGCCAAGCGGCAATGATGAACTTCTTCCCGTTTATACAGATAGAAACAATCTCACCCCGCCCGTTGCTATTTATTGTTGGAGAGCGGGCCGTATCTGCCTACTTTAGCGAAGATGCTTACAGCAAGGCAGCTCAGCCTAAGGAGCTATATGTAGTGCCCGGCGCGTCGCACGTGGACCTTTACGACAGGCCGGAATATATGAAATTAACTATCCCGAAACTGGATAGTTTCTTTAAGCAAAATCTTAAGTAA
- a CDS encoding AraC family transcriptional regulator: MNKNLSELNKQLQEKVLNLVPKPGSFATDIKGLRIFRRNQPEEARKCFYKPIIALMLQGSKQCVFNAEKIEYVANECLVTSIDIPSASRITDASPEKPCIGVTLGIDSFIIKQLIIETNLLKTDYPAQRAVGVTKANSEILDAFLRIVTLLEQPKEQQNILAPMIIREIYYRLLMTPVGEQLRMVNTVGTKSNQIATAIEWLKENFKEELNVEKLAAKVNMSPSSFYRNFRKVTDVSPLQYQKQLRLYEAQRLMVSDNLDAANAGYAVGYESPTQFNREYKRMFGNPPKTDIKILQTL, encoded by the coding sequence ATGAACAAAAACTTATCTGAACTAAACAAACAACTGCAAGAAAAAGTGCTTAATTTAGTCCCGAAACCGGGCAGCTTTGCCACTGATATAAAAGGTCTTAGAATATTTAGAAGAAACCAGCCCGAAGAGGCAAGAAAATGTTTTTATAAGCCTATCATTGCTTTAATGCTGCAAGGCAGCAAACAATGTGTTTTCAACGCTGAGAAAATAGAATATGTAGCAAACGAATGTCTGGTAACAAGTATTGATATACCAAGCGCAAGCAGAATTACGGACGCCTCCCCCGAAAAGCCGTGTATAGGAGTTACACTGGGAATAGACAGCTTTATAATAAAACAGCTTATCATTGAAACCAATCTTTTAAAAACAGATTATCCCGCCCAAAGAGCAGTTGGCGTAACAAAGGCTAACAGCGAAATACTGGACGCGTTTTTACGTATTGTAACGCTTTTAGAGCAGCCCAAAGAACAGCAAAATATTTTAGCTCCCATGATTATACGCGAAATTTACTACCGCCTGCTTATGACGCCTGTAGGCGAGCAGCTTAGAATGGTAAATACTGTCGGCACAAAAAGCAACCAAATTGCCACGGCAATAGAATGGCTTAAAGAAAACTTTAAAGAAGAATTGAATGTTGAGAAACTTGCCGCAAAGGTAAATATGTCCCCTTCCTCTTTTTACCGTAATTTTAGAAAGGTAACAGATGTAAGCCCTTTGCAATACCAAAAACAATTACGCTTATATGAAGCGCAGCGTTTGATGGTGTCTGATAATTTGGATGCTGCTAACGCCGGATACGCCGTAGGATATGAAAGCCCCACACAATTTAACAGAGAATATAAACGAATGTTCGGCAACCCGCCGAAAACAGATATAAAAATACTACAAACTCTTTAG
- a CDS encoding flavodoxin, producing MSKISVVYWSGTGNTEMMANAIADGARQAGADVKVYPVGGVNPEFINSDIIVLGCPSMGAEVLEESEMEPFMSSLEGNISGKKVALFGSYDWGTGQWMRDWEERVKAAGANLVAEGLTINLMPDAYGMTKCEEYGKTLAAS from the coding sequence ATGAGCAAGATATCTGTTGTGTACTGGAGCGGTACGGGAAATACGGAAATGATGGCCAATGCCATAGCCGACGGCGCCAGACAGGCCGGCGCTGATGTAAAAGTTTACCCGGTAGGGGGCGTTAACCCAGAATTTATTAACAGTGATATTATAGTTTTGGGATGTCCCTCAATGGGTGCCGAAGTTTTGGAAGAAAGCGAAATGGAACCTTTTATGTCTTCTTTAGAGGGTAATATTTCCGGCAAAAAGGTTGCGTTGTTCGGCTCTTATGACTGGGGTACGGGCCAATGGATGCGCGATTGGGAAGAGAGGGTTAAAGCTGCAGGCGCCAACCTTGTGGCTGAAGGCCTTACAATTAATCTTATGCCCGACGCCTACGGCATGACAAAATGTGAGGAATACGGTAAAACTCTAGCCGCTTCTTAA
- a CDS encoding ABC transporter ATP-binding protein: MKKETKKRGLTRLIEIAGTKKWWLLGSMTLAVLASIAQFVPYLAIFNIVKELGLNINTPELINKADIWFWGKVSLWAIVAFGVLTFTSLILSHIAAFNILYELRMMISKKMPKLPLGFFTVSSSGQLKKVMSEDVERIELFVAHNIPDLTTAFVFPLLVIGYLFTIDWRLALVLLAVIIIAVAFQSSMYLNKNAIASQYKYHEILGKLNASIIEYVRGMQVIKIFNRSAGAFKKLKENILRYRDYVIKVTEFYALPYLGFYNTLSAVLLILIPASILFLIKAPSYTGYLPTVLMFLLLGGGIFFPFLKLMWMTNLLMQNSMGIGLIDNILKQEEIKETENPKMPKDSSIEFKDVSFAYKNNEVLKNITFIAAPGTLTALVGPSGAGKSTIAMLTARFWDIKKGEIKIGGVNIKDIPFSKLMDNISFVFQDNMLFFDTIEENIRMGNKTASKEDVVNAAKAAHCHEFIVNLDKGYDTLVGEGGTYLSGGEAQRVALARVILKNSPILLLDEATAYADPENEGKILKSFSSLIKEKTVIVIAHRLSTITGADQILVVDGGKIKEQGTHEELLLAGGLYKNMWETYSQTRDWRIK; encoded by the coding sequence ATGAAAAAAGAAACAAAAAAACGCGGGCTGACCCGTCTTATAGAAATAGCGGGCACCAAAAAATGGTGGCTGTTAGGATCAATGACGCTGGCGGTATTAGCATCTATCGCCCAGTTTGTGCCTTATCTGGCAATATTTAACATAGTAAAAGAATTAGGCCTTAATATTAACACGCCGGAACTGATAAACAAGGCCGATATTTGGTTTTGGGGAAAAGTAAGCCTTTGGGCAATAGTCGCTTTCGGGGTACTTACTTTTACCTCGTTAATATTATCACACATAGCGGCCTTTAATATTCTTTATGAACTGCGCATGATGATAAGCAAAAAAATGCCTAAACTGCCTTTAGGTTTTTTTACGGTAAGTTCGTCAGGCCAGTTAAAAAAAGTAATGTCCGAAGACGTGGAAAGAATAGAACTTTTTGTGGCGCATAATATACCGGATTTAACAACAGCGTTTGTTTTTCCCCTTCTTGTTATAGGTTATCTTTTTACTATCGACTGGCGTCTTGCCTTAGTACTTTTAGCGGTAATAATAATAGCGGTGGCGTTTCAAAGTTCAATGTATTTAAATAAAAATGCCATTGCAAGCCAATATAAATACCATGAAATTTTGGGCAAATTAAACGCAAGCATAATAGAATATGTACGCGGCATGCAGGTAATAAAGATATTTAACCGCTCGGCGGGTGCTTTTAAAAAATTAAAAGAAAATATTCTGCGTTATCGTGATTACGTTATAAAAGTAACTGAATTTTACGCTTTGCCATATTTGGGGTTTTATAACACTCTTTCCGCAGTGCTTTTAATACTTATTCCGGCATCTATATTATTTTTAATTAAGGCGCCTTCTTACACAGGCTATCTGCCCACGGTTTTAATGTTTTTACTTTTAGGCGGCGGTATATTCTTCCCCTTTTTAAAACTTATGTGGATGACAAACCTTCTTATGCAAAACAGTATGGGTATAGGCTTAATTGACAATATTTTAAAACAAGAAGAAATAAAAGAAACCGAAAATCCTAAAATGCCAAAAGACTCTTCCATTGAGTTTAAAGACGTTTCTTTCGCCTATAAAAATAATGAAGTGTTAAAAAATATTACCTTTATCGCCGCTCCCGGCACTCTTACAGCGCTTGTGGGACCGTCTGGCGCGGGTAAATCAACAATAGCCATGCTTACCGCCCGTTTTTGGGATATAAAAAAAGGTGAAATCAAAATAGGCGGCGTTAATATAAAAGATATTCCTTTTTCAAAACTTATGGATAATATTTCCTTCGTATTTCAAGACAATATGCTGTTTTTTGACACTATTGAGGAAAATATACGCATGGGTAATAAAACCGCTTCTAAAGAAGACGTGGTTAACGCGGCAAAAGCAGCGCATTGTCATGAATTTATTGTTAATTTAGATAAAGGTTATGACACGCTTGTAGGAGAGGGCGGCACATATCTTTCCGGCGGGGAAGCACAGCGCGTGGCGCTTGCCAGAGTTATATTAAAAAACTCTCCCATACTTCTTTTAGACGAGGCCACCGCATACGCCGATCCTGAAAATGAGGGTAAAATATTAAAATCATTTTCCTCTCTTATAAAGGAGAAAACCGTTATAGTTATAGCGCACCGTCTTTCCACTATAACCGGGGCAGACCAAATACTTGTTGTTGACGGCGGCAAAATAAAAGAACAAGGCACACATGAGGAATTGCTTTTGGCGGGAGGCTTATATAAAAACATGTGGGAAACATACAGCCAAACGCGCGATTGGAGGATAAAATGA
- a CDS encoding ABC transporter ATP-binding protein, whose amino-acid sequence MIKILNAATQGQAKKMLPMLGWTVLEYALRGAPYAVLLFVVYELFKPLETPGAILNTAAIMKACIILFIIIVLLCIVNTKSFFSAYKDGYTICAGVRLKMADHLRRLSMGFYNAKDPGDIGAYLVNDYANIEQLVTHLVPQVVGGVTMPLVLLISLAFFNLKLALAAGGVILLALPALLISIKICRFAGKIHQQTKTSADSRMIEYIQGIKFIKAFNLGGDKFERLENAFRKLKIDSIRLEGGSGPTIILSSLVLNTGIVIIMLYGFKLFTAGQLELSVYLMFLILGSRIYEPLLQSLIFIGLITYMNLGVERMETLRKTPPIKEGKNNEKIKNFDIEFEDITFSYHNKQVIKNLSAKINSHALTAFVGPSGSGKTTLTRLIARFWDVDSGAVKLNGVNIKDYKLDNLLSCISMIFQDVYLFKDTIYNNIKIGKEDATEEEIFEAAKKARCHDFIMALPNQYNTLVGEAGSTLSGGERQRISIARAILKDAPIILIDEATAFLDPENELHIQQAINDLVKDKTVIVIAHRLNTIREADNIIVINNGKVEQQGRHDDLLSQGGIYKNLWDEQQLIKNWKF is encoded by the coding sequence ATGATTAAAATTTTAAACGCCGCCACACAAGGGCAGGCAAAAAAAATGTTACCCATGCTGGGGTGGACAGTATTGGAATACGCTTTAAGAGGCGCGCCTTACGCCGTTTTACTTTTTGTAGTTTACGAACTTTTCAAACCGCTTGAAACGCCCGGCGCAATTCTTAACACGGCAGCTATAATGAAAGCATGTATTATCCTTTTTATTATAATCGTACTTTTATGCATTGTTAACACAAAGTCTTTCTTTAGCGCGTATAAAGACGGTTACACAATTTGCGCGGGCGTGCGCCTTAAAATGGCCGACCACTTAAGAAGACTGTCCATGGGTTTTTACAACGCAAAAGACCCCGGCGATATAGGTGCATACCTTGTTAACGATTACGCCAACATAGAACAGCTTGTAACGCATCTTGTGCCGCAGGTTGTAGGCGGAGTGACAATGCCTTTAGTATTGCTTATAAGTTTGGCGTTTTTTAATTTAAAACTTGCGCTGGCCGCGGGCGGCGTAATTTTGCTTGCCTTGCCCGCTTTGCTGATATCTATAAAAATATGCAGATTCGCGGGCAAAATTCACCAGCAGACAAAAACTTCCGCAGATTCACGCATGATTGAGTATATACAAGGCATAAAATTTATTAAAGCCTTTAATTTAGGCGGTGATAAATTTGAAAGGCTTGAAAACGCTTTCAGAAAATTAAAAATAGACAGCATACGTTTAGAAGGTGGCAGCGGCCCCACTATTATATTAAGCTCGCTTGTATTAAATACGGGTATAGTTATTATAATGCTTTACGGTTTTAAGCTGTTTACAGCGGGCCAGCTGGAACTTTCTGTTTATCTGATGTTTTTAATTTTAGGCAGCCGTATATACGAACCGCTTTTGCAGTCCCTTATTTTTATAGGATTGATTACATATATGAACCTTGGCGTTGAAAGAATGGAAACACTCAGGAAAACACCCCCTATAAAGGAAGGTAAAAACAATGAAAAAATTAAAAACTTTGATATTGAGTTTGAGGATATAACGTTTTCTTACCATAACAAGCAGGTAATTAAAAACCTAAGCGCTAAAATAAACTCACACGCTTTAACCGCTTTTGTGGGGCCTTCCGGCTCGGGCAAAACAACTCTTACGCGCCTTATAGCCCGCTTTTGGGACGTTGACAGCGGCGCGGTTAAATTAAACGGCGTTAATATAAAAGATTACAAACTTGATAATCTGCTTTCTTGTATATCCATGATATTTCAAGACGTGTATTTGTTTAAAGACACAATATACAACAATATAAAAATAGGTAAAGAGGACGCTACTGAAGAAGAAATATTTGAAGCCGCCAAAAAAGCGCGCTGCCATGATTTTATAATGGCGCTTCCTAACCAGTATAACACCTTGGTTGGGGAGGCCGGCTCCACTCTATCCGGAGGGGAAAGACAGCGTATTTCCATAGCTAGAGCAATACTTAAAGACGCCCCTATAATTTTAATTGATGAAGCCACCGCTTTCCTTGACCCGGAAAACGAGCTTCATATACAACAGGCTATAAACGATTTGGTAAAGGATAAAACCGTTATCGTCATAGCCCACAGGCTAAATACCATAAGAGAGGCGGACAATATTATTGTTATTAACAACGGTAAAGTTGAGCAGCAGGGCCGGCACGACGATCTTCTTTCCCAAGGCGGAATTTACAAAAACTTGTGGGACGAACAGCAGCTTATAAAAAATTGGAAGTTTTAA